One region of Oryza sativa Japonica Group chromosome 10, ASM3414082v1 genomic DNA includes:
- the LOC4348894 gene encoding GDSL esterase/lipase At5g62930, producing MTTPGSCPSSTSAAHSPVCLAPSAAAGESQEMVRPRMVLFGDSITEQSFRPGGWGAALADTYSRKADVVVRGYGGYNTRWALFLLHQIFPLVGIVPPLATTVFFGANDAALLGRTGERQHVPVAEYKENLKKIVNHLKDCSKSMLIVLITPPPIDEDGRERFARSLYGEEARKLPERTNEMAGVYASQCIELAREMNIHCIDIWSKMQETAGWQKLYLSDGLHLTPEGNAVVHKEVVQTLRSVGLKAEEMPYDFPHHSRIDGSCPEKAFQ from the exons ATGACGACACCCGGATCCTGCCCCTCGTCCACATCCGCCGCCCACTCTCCCGTCTGCctcgccccctccgccgccgcag GGGAATCCCAAGAGATGGTGCGGCCGCGCATGGTGCTGTTCGGCGACTCCATCACGGAGCAGTCCTTCCGCCCCGGCGGCTGgggcgccgccctcgccgacaCCTACTCCCGCAAG GCTGATGTAGTTGTTAGAGGCTACGGAGGGTACAACACAAGATGGGCTCTATTCTTGCTACATCAAATCTTTCCCCTG GTTGGAATAGTGCCTCCTCTTGCGACAACTGTATTCTTCGGTGCAAATGATGCAGCCCTTTTGGGACGAACAGGCGAGCGACAGCATGTTCCCGTTGCAGAGTATAAAGAAAATCTCAAAAAGATTGTTAATCATTTGAAG GATTGTTCCAAGTCCATGTTAATTGTACTAATCACTCCGCCTCCTATTGATGAAGATGGAAGGGAAAGATTTGCACG ATCACTCTATGGAGAAGAAGCTAGGAAGCTCCCTGAAAGGACAAACGAAATGGCTGGTGTGTATGCAAGTCAGTGCATAGAGCTAGCCAGAGAAATGAATATACACTGCATTGATATTTGGTCAAAGATGCAAGAGACCGCAGGATGGCAGAAACTTTACTTGAG CGATGGACTGCACCTGACGCCAGAAGGAAATGCTGTTGTCCACAAGGAAGTTGTCCAAACGTTGAGAAGTGTGGGTCTGAAAGCAGAAGAAATGCCATATGATTTCCCTCACCATTCCAGAATTGATGGTAGTTGCCCAGAAAAAGCCTTCCAGTGA
- the LOC4348893 gene encoding probable serine/threonine protein phosphatase 2A regulatory subunit B''delta, translating into MEVEAARRDAATLDPELLQLPELSPGALRENPALAEALYSQWLALPETSKLVNSLIEDAKAGATLNVTGSSASTNAASSGSLPSMFPAGSAPPLSPRSTSGSPRVMRRGSGAGPSSLGSPLKVVSEPVREVIPQFYFKYGRPAPKDLKEQCLSRIDHLFFAGEGLQIQEFRSVTKDICKLPSFFSSVLFKKIDAAGSGTVTRDAFVDYWINDNKITMDTASQIFEILRKPDYNYLTQEDFKPVLKELLATHPGLEFLQGTPEFQERYAETVIYRIFYSINRAGNGHLTLRELKRGNLIAAMQQLDEEEDINKVLRYFSYEHFYVIYCKFWELDTDHDFLIDKENLIRYGNHSLTYRIVDRIFSQVPRKFTSMTEGKMGYEDFVYFILSEEDKSSEPSLEYWFKCIDLDGNGILTTTEMQFFYEEQLHRMECMAQEPVLFEDILCQMIDMIGPENECYFTLRDLKRCKLSGNIFNILFNLNKFMAFETRDPFLIRQERENPTLTEWDRFAHREYIRLSMEEDGEDASNGSGDVWDESLEAPF; encoded by the exons atggaggtggaggcggcgaggagggacgcGGCCACGCTGGACCCGGAGCTGCTGCAGCTGCCGGAGCTCTCGCCTGGCGCGCTCCGGGAGAACCCCGCCCTTGCTGAGGCGCTCTACTCGCAGTGGCTCGCGCTCCCCGAGACATCCAAGCTG GTGAACTCTTTGATTGAAGATGCAAAAGCTGGTGCTACATTGAATGTTACTGGGAGCTCTGCTAGCACAAATGCTGCTTCAAGTGGTTCTTTGCCATCAATGTTTCCGGCTGGTAGTGCTCCTCCCCTTTCTCCTAGAAGCACTTCTGGCTCCCCCCGTGTTATGAGGCGAGGATCTGGAGCTGGACCATCATCCTTGGGATCTCCACTAAAAGTAGTTAGTGAACCAGTGAGGGAGGTTATACCCCAG TTTTACTTCAAATATGGGCGCCCTGCTCCAAAAGATTTGAAGGAGCAATGCTTATCTAGAATAGATCACCTCTTTTTTGCAGGGGAGGGACTCCAGATTCAAG AATTTAGATCAGTCACAAAAGATATATGCAAACTTCCATCGTTCTTCTCCAGTGTTCTTTTCAAGAAGATCGATGCTGCAGGCTCTGGAACTGTCACAAG GGATGCGTTTGTTGATTACTGGATCAATGATAACAAGATTACAATGGACACAGCTAGCCAAATCTTTGAAATATTAAGAAAGCCGGATTACAATTATCTCACTCAG GAGGACTTTAAGCCTGTCTTAAAAGAACTTCTGGCAACTCACCCTGGATTAGAGTTCTTGCAAGGCACCCCTGAGTTTCAGGAGAGATATG CTGAGACTGTAATATACAGAATCTTTTATTCCATAAATAGAGCTGGAAATGGCCATCTTACCCTCAGAGAGCTAAAACGTGGGAATTTAATTGCTGCGATGCAGCAGCTGGATGAGGAAGAGGATATCAATAAAGTGTTGAG ATACTTCTCATACGAGCACTTTTATGTGATATACTGCAAATTTTGGGAGTTGGACACAGATCATGATTTTTTGATTGATAAAGAGAACCTTATCAGATATGGAAATCATTCATTAACCTACCGAATCGTTGATAGAATCTTCTCACAG GTCCCAAGAAAATTCACAAGCATGACAGAAGGAAAGATGGGTTATGAAGATTTTGTTTACTTTATTTTGTCTGAGGAAGACAAATCATCCGAGCCTAGCCTTGAATACTG GTTTAAGTGTATTGACCTTGATGGAAATGGCATTTTAACCACCACTGAAATGCAATTTTTCTATGAGGAGCAATTGCACCGGATGGAGTGCATGGCACAAGAACCTGTGCTTTTTGAGGACATATTATGCCAGATGATTGATATGATTGGACCAGAG AACGAGTGCTACTTTACACTACGGGACTTAAAACGGTGTAAACTCTCAGGGAATATATTCAACATCCTATTCAATCTCAACAAATTTATGGCATTTGAAACTCGTGATCCATTCCTCATTCGCCAG GAACGTGAAAATCCAACTTTAACCGAGTGGGATCGGTTCGCACATAGAGAGTATATTAGATTGTCCATGGAAGAAGATGGTGAAGATGCTTCAAATGGAAGTGGTGATGTGTGGGATGAATCGCTTGAAGCTCCATTTTGA